The following proteins come from a genomic window of Mariniflexile sp. TRM1-10:
- a CDS encoding T9SS type B sorting domain-containing protein, which translates to MKRNLYNYLTLLLLICSCNVLLSQQITVDGTVGLQQLIEDNLVRNSCVDITNITSSVNGSSGGLSSYAYFERGSSNFPFQNGIMLSTGNATSGGNNEITTTLSEGSSSWGTDTDLETALGISNTLNATSIEFDIVSISNQLQFNYLLASEEYFGINPCQFSDGFVFLIKETGSTDPYQNIAVIPGTSTPVSTNTIHDEIYGSNGPICPAQNAQYFDGYDLGDTNYNGRTTVLTASATITPYVQYHIKLIIADQNDFQSDSAVFIEGDSFSILDLGDDITTCGSLATLNADIQNPNASYAWYLDNNLIVGAVNPTLDVIENGTYRVEATVSLNGNDCIEEDEIVVVLNTEEPIPPITDYHLCDDVSGDGIETFDLSTKNTELSDNIRDNTPFSNYTFSYHYSEAEARSNANEIIAPISNTTSPQPIYVRIDDLDSNCFSYTTFDLVVNQAPIITNPTPLEVCDSDDDPDGHAVVYLNEKDDEITNGQSNLAVTYHDTPADADTGANPLGTPYINTTTPYSYTVYPRIINTQTGCVNTTSLTVNITVSPIVDRDTRYLDACDADHDGFANFDLTQIISDIEAGLPNVTTTFHESDDDAQTGTNPITDPNNYQNTNFEEQTIYVRVEDDNTGCASIVPLEIHTNLLLTATDTGDYALCDNNDIDTDTMDFNLYTVESYIANDLPFPIEVTFYHTEADRDSNTNAIPKGDLFSAISPKVLYIRIENTDTGCSDMTEITLLVNPILLFNSASPLPYCDTDDDGIVDIDLHSLDDIIRNDNTNFTVTYFPTSQDAEDNINMLPPFYTNTQPVETLYARIENIDTGCHTVNSFDIEVLVAPATSKPDDIPPICDDYDGNPDGFAIINLNDKIDEAVTDRTDLNISVHRSLEDANSGTNPIPDAQLAAYNSNTQTLYIRIEDALSPVGCYAIESFEVIVNTLPDFPEISNYKVCEDDGDSIANFLLSEKDTEILNGQTGKDVFYFEDAALTIPIDKNTSYQNIESPQTIYVRVENITDASCFGTASFILQVSPNPVYNTLFEDYGVCDDASNDGKDIFNLDEKRNEIAEGSTDNLNISFHLTYQQAESNTNPLPAQYTNATNPQTLFVRIESSDSLCFVVEELGINIIAPPDVTNVSAPLIECDADYDGMTTFDLETADFEINDRVQSNLIINYFENFSDINPNDGLDNSNEIPNPSSYNSSSKTVYIKIANTLTRCYSVIPLDLIVNTPPPTNTIGTIEICDNDSDTYDLALVNSMIVNDTNGVTISYHNTPNDADTNTDPLPNTYNYTASNHTIYARVSNNTTGCFIVQDFVLQINPNPVANTTPSLISCDDDFDGFFEFNLSVTANDILGTQDASAHTITYYNDLANAETGASALGNLHAAFNGEVIYARIENDITGCYDITQFTTIVNPLPVIPINDIVPMCINNLPLVIDAYTGNPDDTYEWSTGETTPQIILNDVSQIGNYWVTVTTPHVVSEDCPYTKFFSVIESEDARINFTTTVDFADPNSITVDVSGVGDYVFILDDGEPQTSNVFENVTFGVHLVTIRDLNGCEDVTTEVVVIDIPKFFTPNNDGTFDTWHIIGIEQLPGTIVYIYNRYGKLLKTLPQTSHGWDGTYNGENMPSDDYWFVAKVIQDGDPFEVKGHFTLKR; encoded by the coding sequence GTGAAAAGAAACCTATATAACTACCTTACCTTACTTCTACTAATTTGTAGCTGTAATGTCTTGCTTTCCCAACAAATAACAGTTGATGGAACGGTTGGTTTACAACAACTTATAGAAGACAATTTGGTTAGAAATAGTTGTGTTGACATTACGAACATAACATCATCGGTAAACGGAAGTTCAGGTGGTCTTTCAAGTTATGCGTATTTTGAAAGAGGTAGCTCTAACTTTCCGTTTCAAAACGGTATCATGCTTTCTACTGGAAATGCCACCTCTGGTGGTAACAATGAAATAACCACCACACTAAGCGAAGGATCTTCAAGCTGGGGAACAGACACCGATTTAGAAACTGCTTTAGGTATATCCAACACCTTAAATGCAACCTCCATAGAATTTGATATCGTTTCTATTTCCAATCAGCTTCAATTTAATTATTTATTAGCTTCCGAAGAATATTTTGGTATTAATCCTTGTCAATTTTCCGATGGCTTTGTATTTCTTATTAAAGAAACAGGTAGCACAGATCCCTATCAAAATATAGCGGTAATACCTGGAACCTCAACACCTGTAAGTACAAATACCATTCACGACGAAATTTACGGAAGTAACGGGCCTATTTGTCCAGCCCAAAACGCACAATATTTTGATGGTTACGATTTAGGCGATACCAATTACAATGGTAGAACTACCGTATTAACCGCATCTGCAACCATTACACCTTACGTACAATACCACATTAAATTAATTATTGCCGATCAAAATGATTTTCAATCCGATTCAGCCGTTTTTATAGAAGGTGATAGTTTTAGCATATTGGATTTAGGCGACGATATTACAACCTGTGGCAGTTTAGCGACCTTAAATGCTGATATACAAAACCCAAACGCATCGTACGCATGGTATCTAGATAATAACTTAATTGTAGGTGCTGTTAATCCAACTTTAGATGTTATTGAAAATGGCACTTATAGAGTAGAAGCAACAGTATCATTAAACGGCAATGATTGTATTGAAGAAGATGAAATTGTTGTTGTACTTAACACCGAAGAACCTATACCCCCGATTACCGATTATCATTTATGCGATGATGTCAGTGGCGATGGTATTGAAACGTTTGACCTTTCAACAAAAAATACAGAACTTAGTGATAATATCCGTGACAACACCCCTTTTTCAAATTACACATTTAGTTACCACTACTCCGAAGCCGAAGCTAGAAGTAATGCCAATGAAATTATTGCACCTATATCCAATACAACTTCTCCTCAACCCATTTATGTAAGGATTGATGATTTAGACAGCAATTGTTTTTCATATACAACGTTTGATTTGGTTGTTAATCAAGCACCAATTATAACAAACCCCACACCACTGGAAGTTTGCGATAGCGACGATGATCCTGATGGCCACGCTGTCGTGTACTTAAACGAAAAGGATGATGAAATAACAAATGGCCAAAGTAATTTAGCCGTAACCTATCACGACACGCCTGCCGACGCCGATACGGGAGCTAACCCATTAGGAACACCATATATCAACACTACTACCCCTTATAGTTACACAGTATATCCACGCATAATTAACACCCAAACTGGCTGTGTAAATACTACATCATTAACAGTTAATATTACCGTAAGCCCTATAGTAGATAGAGATACCAGATACCTTGATGCTTGTGATGCAGACCATGATGGCTTTGCCAATTTCGATTTAACACAAATTATTAGCGATATTGAAGCTGGTTTACCCAATGTTACAACAACTTTTCATGAAAGTGATGATGATGCCCAAACGGGCACCAATCCAATTACAGACCCTAACAATTACCAAAACACAAACTTTGAAGAACAGACCATATATGTTAGGGTTGAAGATGACAATACCGGATGTGCGTCTATCGTGCCATTAGAAATTCACACCAATTTACTATTAACAGCAACAGATACGGGTGATTATGCATTGTGCGATAACAATGATATTGATACAGATACTATGGACTTTAATCTATATACTGTTGAATCTTACATTGCAAATGATTTACCCTTTCCTATCGAGGTTACTTTTTATCATACTGAAGCAGATAGAGACTCCAATACCAACGCCATTCCTAAAGGCGACTTATTCAGTGCAATAAGTCCAAAAGTATTATACATAAGAATAGAAAATACCGACACAGGTTGCTCTGATATGACTGAGATTACACTTTTAGTCAACCCCATATTATTATTTAACTCCGCAAGTCCATTACCTTATTGTGATACCGACGATGATGGTATTGTAGATATCGATTTGCATTCTTTAGATGATATCATTAGAAATGACAATACCAATTTTACCGTTACTTATTTCCCAACGTCACAAGATGCCGAAGACAATATCAATATGCTTCCACCATTTTACACCAATACACAACCCGTAGAAACACTATATGCACGTATTGAAAACATAGATACGGGATGTCATACTGTAAACTCCTTTGACATTGAAGTATTGGTAGCTCCGGCAACAAGTAAACCAGACGACATTCCTCCTATCTGTGATGATTATGATGGAAATCCTGATGGGTTTGCAATAATCAATCTTAACGATAAAATTGACGAAGCAGTAACCGATAGAACAGATTTGAACATTAGTGTTCATAGATCTTTAGAGGATGCCAATTCGGGTACAAACCCCATTCCAGATGCTCAGTTAGCGGCATACAATTCCAATACACAAACACTTTATATAAGAATTGAAGACGCCCTTTCTCCAGTAGGCTGTTACGCTATTGAATCTTTTGAAGTTATAGTGAACACACTACCCGATTTTCCTGAAATAAGCAATTATAAAGTCTGTGAAGATGATGGCGATAGTATTGCAAATTTTTTATTATCTGAAAAAGATACCGAAATACTAAACGGGCAAACAGGTAAAGACGTGTTTTATTTTGAAGATGCTGCTTTAACTATTCCGATTGACAAAAACACCTCTTATCAAAATATTGAAAGTCCGCAAACCATTTATGTTAGAGTCGAAAATATAACCGATGCTAGCTGTTTTGGCACGGCATCATTTATATTACAAGTATCTCCAAACCCAGTTTATAACACCCTTTTTGAGGATTATGGCGTTTGTGACGATGCCAGTAACGATGGTAAAGATATTTTCAATTTAGATGAAAAACGAAATGAGATTGCCGAAGGCTCTACCGATAATTTAAATATTTCGTTCCATTTAACATATCAACAAGCTGAAAGCAACACCAATCCTTTACCAGCACAATACACCAACGCTACAAACCCACAAACACTTTTTGTTAGAATCGAAAGTAGCGACTCGTTATGTTTTGTTGTTGAAGAATTAGGCATCAATATTATTGCGCCACCCGATGTTACCAATGTATCGGCTCCTTTAATTGAATGCGACGCGGATTATGATGGCATGACAACCTTTGATTTAGAAACTGCCGATTTTGAAATAAACGACCGCGTACAAAGCAATCTCATCATAAACTACTTTGAAAATTTCAGCGACATCAACCCTAATGATGGCTTGGACAATTCAAATGAAATTCCAAATCCTTCAAGTTATAATTCAAGTTCAAAAACCGTTTATATAAAAATTGCCAACACCTTAACACGCTGTTATAGTGTTATTCCTTTAGATCTTATTGTAAACACACCACCTCCAACCAATACTATTGGTACTATTGAAATATGTGATAATGATAGTGATACTTATGATTTAGCATTAGTTAACAGCATGATTGTAAACGATACAAATGGTGTTACAATCTCCTATCATAACACTCCAAACGATGCTGATACTAACACAGATCCTTTACCAAATACCTACAATTACACAGCAAGCAATCATACCATTTATGCAAGAGTTTCTAATAATACAACAGGCTGTTTTATTGTACAAGATTTTGTTCTACAAATAAACCCAAACCCCGTTGCCAATACAACACCTAGTTTAATTTCTTGTGATGATGATTTTGATGGCTTTTTTGAATTCAATTTATCGGTAACTGCAAATGACATATTAGGGACACAAGATGCAAGCGCACATACTATTACCTATTACAATGATTTAGCAAATGCCGAAACAGGCGCTAGCGCATTAGGGAACTTACATGCTGCTTTTAATGGGGAAGTTATTTACGCAAGAATAGAAAACGACATCACAGGCTGCTACGATATCACACAATTTACAACCATAGTAAACCCACTTCCTGTAATACCTATAAACGATATTGTTCCTATGTGTATCAACAACTTACCATTGGTTATTGATGCTTATACAGGAAACCCAGATGACACTTACGAATGGTCAACCGGAGAAACAACACCTCAAATTATATTAAATGATGTTTCGCAAATAGGCAATTATTGGGTAACTGTGACGACTCCACATGTGGTTTCAGAGGATTGTCCCTATACTAAATTCTTTTCAGTTATAGAATCGGAAGATGCCAGAATAAACTTTACCACGACGGTAGATTTTGCAGACCCAAATAGTATTACCGTGGATGTTAGTGGTGTTGGTGATTATGTTTTTATTTTAGATGATGGCGAGCCCCAAACATCTAATGTATTTGAAAACGTTACGTTTGGCGTTCATTTAGTAACCATCAGGGATTTAAACGGTTGCGAAGACGTAACCACCGAAGTTGTAGTCATAGATATTCCTAAATTTTTCACACCAAATAACGATGGTACTTTCGACACTTGGCATATTATAGGCATCGAGCAACTACCAGGAACCATTGTTTATATTTACAACAGATATGGTAAATTATTGAAAACCTTGCCACAAACATCTCATGGATGGGATGGCACGTATAATGGCGAAAATATGCCTTCAGATGATTATTGGTTTGTTGCTAAAGTTATTCAGGATGGGGATCCTTTCGAAGTAAAAGGACACTTTACATTAAAGCGCTAA